One segment of Nostoc flagelliforme CCNUN1 DNA contains the following:
- a CDS encoding response regulator — MYLAHSFMSDEKKQNSHQPLILAVEDHDDSLLLISYALESMGYRFICQTDCSATLLVAKEYQPDLILLDILLPGLSGMDVVRHLKQEPLTCTIPVVAVTALASTEDRERILKAGFNDYISKPYMLEELEAIIRRELGRKFTPYPALKLCQD; from the coding sequence ATGTATTTGGCACATTCATTCATGAGTGATGAAAAGAAGCAAAACTCTCACCAGCCTTTGATTTTGGCAGTGGAAGACCATGATGATAGTCTCCTGCTAATTAGTTATGCTCTTGAGTCAATGGGTTATAGATTCATTTGTCAAACAGATTGTTCTGCAACGCTGCTGGTAGCTAAAGAATATCAACCAGACTTAATTTTGTTGGATATTTTGTTACCAGGTCTTAGCGGTATGGATGTTGTGCGTCATCTAAAGCAAGAACCCCTAACTTGCACAATTCCAGTGGTGGCTGTCACAGCTTTAGCTAGCACGGAGGATCGTGAGCGTATTCTCAAGGCAGGATTTAATGATTACATCAGTAAGCCTTATATGCTTGAGGAATTAGAGGCTATAATTCGCCGTGAGCTGGGAAGAAAATTCACCCCTTACCCAGCTTTGAAGCTTTGTCAGGATTAG